A stretch of Ligilactobacillus faecis DNA encodes these proteins:
- the glpK gene encoding glycerol kinase GlpK: MDNQAQYIMAIDQGTTSSRAIIFDHAGNHVGTSQKEFTQYFPEAGWVEHDANEIWNSVQSVIAGAFIESGVKPHQIAGIGITNQRETTVVWEKETGLPIYHAIVWQSRQSAAIADQLKEAGYADLIHQKTGLIIDSYFSATKIRWILDHVAGAQERAEKGELLFGTIDSWLVYKLTDGKVHVTDYSNASRTMLFNINTLTWDQEILELLNIPAQMLPKVVSNSEIYGLTKTYHFFGSKVPIAGMAGDQQAALFGQIAFEPGMVKNTYGTGSFIVMNTGTKPKLSQNNLLTTIAYGINGEINYALEGSVFVAGSSIQWLRDGLKLIEKASDSEALALASQNDDEVYLVPAFVGLGAPYWDQEARGAIFGLTRGTTEKDLVKATLQGIAYQVRDILEAMADDTQIKIPVLKVDGGATNNNYLMQFQADILNIPVQRTGDLETTALGAAFLAGLAVGYWKDLNELKQVTSEGRRFEVLMDQKQRDRLYAGWKKAVQATRLFE; encoded by the coding sequence ATGGATAACCAAGCGCAATATATCATGGCGATCGATCAAGGAACGACGAGTTCACGGGCGATCATCTTTGATCATGCTGGTAACCACGTTGGTACGAGTCAAAAAGAATTCACGCAATATTTCCCTGAAGCTGGCTGGGTCGAACACGATGCCAACGAGATCTGGAACTCAGTCCAATCAGTGATCGCCGGGGCCTTTATCGAATCAGGAGTCAAGCCCCACCAGATCGCAGGGATCGGGATCACCAACCAGCGGGAAACGACAGTCGTCTGGGAAAAAGAAACTGGACTTCCGATCTACCATGCGATCGTTTGGCAATCGCGCCAATCAGCTGCGATCGCAGATCAATTAAAAGAAGCTGGCTATGCCGATCTCATTCACCAAAAAACAGGCTTGATCATCGATTCTTACTTTTCAGCAACTAAGATCCGCTGGATCCTTGATCACGTTGCCGGAGCACAAGAACGTGCCGAAAAAGGTGAATTGCTTTTTGGAACGATCGACAGTTGGCTCGTCTATAAGCTAACAGACGGCAAAGTCCATGTGACCGACTATTCAAACGCTAGTCGTACGATGCTCTTTAATATCAATACGCTCACTTGGGACCAAGAGATCTTAGAGCTCTTGAACATCCCGGCCCAAATGTTACCAAAGGTCGTCTCTAATTCAGAGATCTACGGGTTGACAAAAACTTATCATTTCTTTGGCTCAAAAGTCCCGATCGCGGGAATGGCAGGCGATCAACAAGCTGCTCTCTTTGGACAGATCGCTTTTGAACCTGGGATGGTCAAAAATACTTACGGAACTGGTTCATTTATCGTGATGAATACTGGAACAAAGCCCAAGCTTTCTCAAAATAACTTACTGACAACGATCGCTTATGGGATCAACGGTGAGATCAACTACGCCCTTGAAGGCTCTGTTTTTGTGGCTGGTTCTTCGATCCAGTGGTTGCGCGATGGCTTAAAACTCATCGAAAAAGCAAGTGACTCAGAAGCCTTAGCTCTAGCCTCACAAAATGATGATGAAGTTTACCTAGTTCCTGCTTTTGTCGGTCTGGGAGCGCCGTATTGGGATCAAGAAGCTCGGGGCGCGATCTTTGGATTGACACGAGGGACGACTGAAAAAGATCTCGTCAAAGCCACCTTACAAGGGATCGCTTATCAAGTTCGTGATATTTTAGAAGCGATGGCAGATGATACTCAGATCAAGATCCCTGTTTTAAAAGTCGATGGAGGCGCAACTAATAATAACTACCTCATGCAATTCCAAGCTGACATTTTAAATATTCCCGTGCAACGCACAGGTGATCTAGAAACGACTGCTTTAGGCGCCGCCTTTCTCGCTGGCTTAGCCGTTGGGTATTGGAAAGACTTAAATGAGCTCAAACAAGTCACCTCTGAAGGGCGGCGTTTTGAAGTTTTGATGGATCAAAAACAACGAGACAGATTATATGCCGGTTGGAAAAAAGCAGTCCAGGCAACCCGTTTATTTGAGTAG
- a CDS encoding MIP/aquaporin family protein yields MTGFLGEFFGTLVLILFGVGCGAGVNLKDNYARGQNWMFITLAWGMAVTFGVYLAGELGSQGHLNPAVTLGFASAGLFSWSEVLPYLLGQALGAFVGASLIILYYYPQFQATSNKEGNSVGIFATGPALDRPIFNFLSECLATFFFILILLNLGDFTQGLKPLIVGLLIMVIGQTLGGTTGFALNPARDLMPRLAYSILPVPHKADAHWNYAWVPLLGPLCGGILASFLHVFLQG; encoded by the coding sequence ATGACTGGATTTTTAGGTGAATTTTTTGGCACACTAGTTTTGATCTTATTTGGCGTTGGGTGTGGTGCTGGAGTCAATTTGAAAGATAACTATGCCCGCGGACAAAATTGGATGTTTATCACGTTAGCCTGGGGCATGGCAGTTACTTTTGGCGTCTATCTAGCCGGTGAATTAGGTTCACAAGGTCACTTGAATCCAGCAGTGACACTAGGCTTTGCCAGTGCAGGACTTTTTTCTTGGAGCGAAGTTTTACCTTATTTGCTTGGACAAGCTTTGGGGGCTTTTGTCGGAGCTTCGCTGATCATTTTATATTATTATCCTCAATTTCAAGCAACTTCAAACAAAGAAGGCAATAGTGTGGGGATCTTTGCGACTGGTCCCGCGTTAGACCGCCCGATCTTTAACTTTTTGAGCGAATGTTTGGCGACCTTTTTCTTTATCTTGATCTTATTAAACCTCGGTGATTTCACTCAAGGTCTAAAACCACTGATCGTTGGGCTTTTGATCATGGTCATTGGGCAAACACTTGGGGGAACGACTGGTTTTGCTTTAAATCCGGCGCGTGATCTCATGCCACGCCTAGCTTACAGCATTTTACCAGTCCCTCATAAAGCTGACGCCCATTGGAATTATGCTTGGGTCCCACTTCTAGGTCCACTTTGCGGCGGGATCTTAGCAAGTTTCTTGCATGTTTTTTTGCAAGGCTAA